In Nasonia vitripennis strain AsymCx chromosome 2 unlocalized genomic scaffold, Nvit_psr_1.1 chr2_random0004, whole genome shotgun sequence, a single window of DNA contains:
- the LOC107981663 gene encoding uncharacterized protein LOC107981663 produces MERIRRLEEFENHEEFENSLELYEYRRKQTFVISDAHKLKKTDVNENQACIYKNVKFVCIYGKQRHTIGENNVRETSTIKNDCESFIYLRLSRDEQRLKILDLNLQHTNHELSEYVHSSLARNRKLNDKERVELLDHLLSLGTPIPKIQDEFKKVKNVELIPKDIYNYQRKFKNESDDTLFTAVSILKKIYNAEVDVYCELDDNNKQIFKGLYFSTLQMRNAFNSWPEVIFIDTMYNLLKRKLITLLLCVQDSMGFTRIIGVALLANLLNILKFVKKRNPKASANVNCFMTDKDLTKRRAIVDVFPGVKYTFVSFMF; encoded by the exons ATGGAACGAATAAGAAGGTTAGAAGAATTTGAAAACCATGaagaatttgaaaattctttgGAACTATATGAGTATAGACGTAAACAGACATTTGTAATAAGTGATgcacataaattaaaaaaaacagatgtaaatgaaaatcaggcctgcatttataaaaatgtgaaatttgtCTGCATATATGGTAAGCAGCGACATACAATCGGAGAGAATAATGTTAGAGAAACAAG TACTATCAAAAATGATTGTGAATCCTTCATTTACCTTCGACTATCACGAGATGAGCAAAGATTGAAAATACTGGATTTAAATTTACAGCATACTAATCATGAACTATCTGAG TATGTTCACAGTTCATTGGCTCGCAAtcgaaaattaaatgataagGAACGTGTGGAATTACTTGATCATTTGCTATCTTTGGGAACCCCAATACCAAAAATACaagatgaatttaaaaaagttaaaaatgttgaattgataccaaaagatatatacaattatcaacgcaaatttaaaaatgagtCCGATGATACATTGTTTACAGCAGTatcgatattaaaaaaaatctata ATGCAGAAGTAGATGTGTACTGTGAATtagatgataataataaacagATATTCAAAGGTCTTTATTTTAGTACCTTACAAATGCGCAATGCATTTAATTCATGGCCTGAAGTAATATTTATCGATACAATGTACAATTTATTGAAGCGAAAGTTGATAACTTTGCTCCTGTGTGTGCAAGACTCCATGGGATTTACACGAATAATTGGTGTTGCTTTATTAGCAAATTtactaaatattttaaagttcGTAAAGAAAAGAAATCCAAAGGCATCTGCTAATGTGAACTGTTTTATGACGGATAAAGATCTTACAAAAAGAAGAGCTATTGTAGATGTCTTTCCTGGTGTAAAATATACCTTTGTGAGTTTCATGTTTTGA
- the LOC116416304 gene encoding palmitoyltransferase ZDHHC3-like yields the protein MTVCTRCETYRPPRAHHCRICKRCIRRMDHHCPWINNCVGERNQKYFIPFLVYVGTLALYAIALVIVSWVFDYPQCSNDIAIKQSRILHCVILVLESSLFGMLVIAILIYQFQAILDDETAVERVQGTHNHHKNTHAFTLLAQVCGKSHPIFWLLLCHNPPRYSCRRDDHLI from the exons AT GACTGTGTGCACTAGGTGTGAGACTTACAGACCACCTAGGGCACATCATTGTAGGATTTGTAAAAGGTGCATTAGGAGAATGGATCATCATTGTCCCTG GATAAACAATTGTGTTGGTGaaagaaatcaaaaatatttcataccATTTTTAGTGTATGTCGGTACTCTAGCTTTATACGCGATAGCCTTAGTAATCGTGTCTTGGGTATTTGATTATCCACAGTGCAGCAATGACATTGCAATAAAACAGAGTCGCAT ttTACACTGTGTGATACTAGTTCTCGAATCATCATTATTTGGAATGCTTGTAATTGCAATTCTAATATATCAATTCCAAGCTATTCTTGATGATGAAACCGCCGTTGAACGTGTACAAGGAACTCACAATCATCATAAGAATACTCATGCTTTTACTCTACTAGCTCAAGTCTGTGGCAAGAGCCATCCTATATTCTGGCTGCTTCTTTGCCATAATCCTCCCCGTTATTCTTGCAGGCGAGATGATCATCTTATTTGA